The following proteins come from a genomic window of Miscanthus floridulus cultivar M001 chromosome 2, ASM1932011v1, whole genome shotgun sequence:
- the LOC136534198 gene encoding myosin-binding protein 3-like isoform X3 — MAASAGKLAAALHRRTRRVTSALAYAALEWVLIALLLINGLLAYATARFADYFGLSPPCLLCSRVDRLFFQAEGGGDEAGAARWLRDALCGDHAAEISALGYCLRHRRLAVAGEMCEGCRSEWKEKTSDAAGACTCCKAVVRTSLRELEDTITWDEHVLEKVTEEVEDDDRGYVLLAQDDHEEEQSEVDAQQQEDEVMAAVQDESLEFMDQVEDISAIEDDRLVSVVALDEMTVADDSGFHRDVEEEDGMNRVVEDEQDARDVDIGVVLEEKRMLDSSVATPADVIEDSVVPISPVPCPETLSCPTNPSHPDHNSISQDDGDVPEDTSEIGDSTAEEEHIFLPQVQEAISEDDNRTAEVDTNCEVSIGSDICEREQDDHVVRFQDLQEFEEPVVPLAAADDLPLPLEILEPPDQGEVEQEEATTSTGLDLQPNEQNEVEEDKAPETPTNSAATQRSDRMFLLERKRSLSLSLDGSVASEMEGGELSTVDQLKSALQAERKALGALYAELEEERNAAAIATNQTMAMINRLQEEKAAMQMEALQYQRMMEEQSEYDQEALQLLNELVTKREREKQELERELELYRQKVQHYEDRERRRTASFKANGASVSPSGSGTSVSSSGEDSDGHSDDYCELGESPDGGNVQSSSDAALGSMRDQDSTKHLAALDDSLTYFEMERLSILEELKTLEERLFTLEDDDINTSKQVTGHSSSDFDLSADGLQSPEHVVTGDKARFGGRASISRGKSLLPLFDAVGDETCDQMPSARVGEADQADDSATKPVSVFVKEQERLAIIEEVDHVYERLQALEADKEFLRHCIKSLKKGDKGMDLLQEILQHLRDLRNVELHVKNAGDAIAANSA; from the exons ATGGCGGCGTCGGCGGGTAAGCTGGCGGCAGCGCTCCACCGGAGGACGCGCAGGGTCACGTCCGCGCTGGCGTACGCGGCGCTGGAGTGGGTCCTCATCGCGCTGCTCCTCATCAACGGCCTGCTCGCCTACGCCACCGCCAGGTTCGCGGACTATTTCGGCCTCAGCCCGCCGTGCCTCCTCTGCTCCCGCGTCGACCGGCTCTTCTTCCAGGCGGAAGGCGGCGGCGACGAGGCTGGCGCCGCGCGGTGGCTGCGGGACGCCCTCTGCGGCGACCACGCCGCGGAGATCTCCGCGCTGGGGTACTGCCTCCGCCACCGTCGTCTCGCGGTGGCCGGAGAGATGTGCGAGGGCTGCCGGTCCGAGTGGAAGGAGAAGACAAGCGATGCTGCAGGTGCGTGTACCTGCTGCAAAGCTGTTGTACGGACTTCTTTGCGCGAGCTAGAAGATACAATTACATGGGATGAACATGTCTTGGAGAAGGTAACCgaggaggtagaagatgacgaCCGAGGCTATGTTCTGCTGGCTCAAGATGATCACGAAGAAGAGCAGAGCGAGGTGGATGCCCAACAGCAAGAAGACGAGGTGATGGCTGCCGTTCAGGATGAATCCTTGGAATTCATGGATCAGGTCGAAGACATCTCCGCGATCGAGGACGACCGATTGGTGTCGGTGGTGGCACTTGACGAGATGACCGTCGCCGATGATTCGGGTTTTCATCGGGATGTTGAAGAGGAGGACGGAATGAATCGTGTAGTAGAAGATGAGCAAGATGCGAGGGATGTGGATATCGGAGTGGTTCTGGAGGAGAAGAGGATGTTGGATTCCTCGGTTGCAACGCCGGCTGATGTGATCGAGGACTCCGTCGTGCCCATCAGCCCCGTACCTTGTCCTGAGACTCTGTCGTGTCCAACAAACCCATCTCATCCTGATCATAACTCCATTTCCCAAGATGATGGAGATGTTCCTGAAGATACTTCAGAAATTGGCGATTCCACGGCCGAGGAAGAACACATCTTTTTGCCTCAAG TACAAGAAGCCATTTCTGAAGATGACAACAGAACAGCTGAGGTGGACACGAACTGCGAAGTATCAATCGGAAGCGATATATGCGAACGGGAACAAGATGACCATGTCGTTCGATTTCAAGATTTGCAAGAGTTTGAGGAACCGGTTGTTCCATTAGCAGCTGCAGATGATCTGCCATTGCCATTGGAAATTCTAGAGCCACCTGACCAAG GTGAAGTTGAACAGGAGGAGGCGACGACGAGCACGGGATTAGACctccagccaaacgaacagaacgaggtcgaagaagacaaagcacctgAGACACCGACGAACAGCGCCGCTACACAACGCTCCGACAGAATGTTTTTGCTGGAGAGGAAACGGTCGCTGTCGCTCTCTCTGGACGGGAGCGTAGCGAGCGAGATGGAAGGCGGCGAGCTTTCCACCGTGGACCAGCTGAAATCGGCGCTGCAGGCCGAGCGGAAGGCGCTGGGCGCGCTGTACGCCGAGCTGGAGGAAGAGCGGAACGCCGCGGCCATCGCGACGAACCAGACGATGGCGATGATCAACCGGCTGCAGGAAGAGAAGGCGGCGATGCAGATGGAGGCGCTGCAGTACCAGCGGATGATGGAGGAGCAGTCAGAGTACGACCAGGAGGCGCTGCAGCTGCTGAACGAGCTGGTCACCAAGCGGGAGAGGGAGAAGCAGGAGCTGGAGAGGGAGCTCGAGCTGTACAGGCAGAAGGTGCAGCACTACGAGGAcagggagaggaggaggacggcgagcTTCAAGGCCAATGGGGCAAGCGTAAGCCCCAGTGGCAGTGGCACTTCCGTGTCCTCCAGCGGCGAGGACAGCGACGGGCACTCCGACGACTACTGCGAGCTCGGCGAGTCTCCCGACGGCGGCAACGTTCAGAGCTCATCGGATGCTGCTCTTGGCTCCATGAGGGATCAGGACAGCACGAAGCACCTAGCGGCTCTGGATGACTCCTTGACGTACTTCGAGATGGAGAGGCTCTCCATCTTGGAGGAACTCAAGACGCTGGAGGAGAGGCTCTTCACACTGGAAGACGACGATATCAACACCAGCAAACAAGTTACTGGCCATTCCTCGAGTGATTTCGATTTGTCGGCCGATGGCCTTCAGTCGCCTGAGCATGTTGTCACCGGTGACAAGGCAAGGTTCGGAGGAAGGGCCTCTATCAGTAGAGGGAAGAGTCTTCTGCCTCTGTTCGATGCAGTCGGCGACGAGACCTGTGATCAAATGCCGTCTGCAAGAGTAGGAGAGGCAGATCAAGCCGATGATTCGGCAACAAAGCCAGTATCAGTGTTTGtcaaagagcaggagaggctggcAATCATAGAGGAGGTTGATCATGTCTATGAAAGATTGCAGGCGCTGGAGGCGGACAAGGAATTCCTGAGGCACTGCATCAAGTCCCTGAAGAAAGGAGACAAGGGCATGGACCTTCTCCAGGAGATTTTGCAGCATCTTCGCGATCTCCGCAATGTGGAGCTTCACGTCAAGAATGCCGGTGATGCCATCGCTGCAAATTCAGCCTAG
- the LOC136534198 gene encoding myosin-binding protein 3-like isoform X2, whose translation MAASAGKLAAALHRRTRRVTSALAYAALEWVLIALLLINGLLAYATARFADYFGLSPPCLLCSRVDRLFFQAEGGGDEAGAARWLRDALCGDHAAEISALGYCLRHRRLAVAGEMCEGCRSEWKEKTSDAAGACTCCKAVVRTSLRELEDTITWDEHVLEKVTEEVEDDDRGYVLLAQDDHEEEQSEVDAQQQEDEVMAAVQDESLEFMDQVEDISAIEDDRLVSVVALDEMTVADDSGFHRDVEEEDGMNRVVEDEQDARDVDIGVVLEEKRMLDSSVATPADVIEDSVVPISPVPCPETLSCPTNPSHPDHNSISQDDGDVPEDTSEIGDSTAEEEHIFLPQVQEAISEDDNRTAEVDTNCEVSIGSDICEREQDDHVVRFQDLQEFEEPVVPLAAADDLPLPLEILEPPDQAGEVEQEEATTSTGLDLQPNEQNEVEEDKAPETPTNSAATQRSDRMFLLERKRSLSLSLDGSVASEMEGGELSTVDQLKSALQAERKALGALYAELEEERNAAAIATNQTMAMINRLQEEKAAMQMEALQYQRMMEEQSEYDQEALQLLNELVTKREREKQELERELELYRQKVQHYEDRERRRTASFKANGASVSPSGSGTSVSSSGEDSDGHSDDYCELGESPDGGNVQSSSDAALGSMRDQDSTKHLAALDDSLTYFEMERLSILEELKTLEERLFTLEDDDINTSKQVTGHSSSDFDLSADGLQSPEHVVTGDKARFGGRASISRGKSLLPLFDAVGDETCDQMPSARVGEADQADDSATKPVSVFVKEQERLAIIEEVDHVYERLQALEADKEFLRHCIKSLKKGDKGMDLLQEILQHLRDLRNVELHVKNAGDAIAANSA comes from the exons ATGGCGGCGTCGGCGGGTAAGCTGGCGGCAGCGCTCCACCGGAGGACGCGCAGGGTCACGTCCGCGCTGGCGTACGCGGCGCTGGAGTGGGTCCTCATCGCGCTGCTCCTCATCAACGGCCTGCTCGCCTACGCCACCGCCAGGTTCGCGGACTATTTCGGCCTCAGCCCGCCGTGCCTCCTCTGCTCCCGCGTCGACCGGCTCTTCTTCCAGGCGGAAGGCGGCGGCGACGAGGCTGGCGCCGCGCGGTGGCTGCGGGACGCCCTCTGCGGCGACCACGCCGCGGAGATCTCCGCGCTGGGGTACTGCCTCCGCCACCGTCGTCTCGCGGTGGCCGGAGAGATGTGCGAGGGCTGCCGGTCCGAGTGGAAGGAGAAGACAAGCGATGCTGCAGGTGCGTGTACCTGCTGCAAAGCTGTTGTACGGACTTCTTTGCGCGAGCTAGAAGATACAATTACATGGGATGAACATGTCTTGGAGAAGGTAACCgaggaggtagaagatgacgaCCGAGGCTATGTTCTGCTGGCTCAAGATGATCACGAAGAAGAGCAGAGCGAGGTGGATGCCCAACAGCAAGAAGACGAGGTGATGGCTGCCGTTCAGGATGAATCCTTGGAATTCATGGATCAGGTCGAAGACATCTCCGCGATCGAGGACGACCGATTGGTGTCGGTGGTGGCACTTGACGAGATGACCGTCGCCGATGATTCGGGTTTTCATCGGGATGTTGAAGAGGAGGACGGAATGAATCGTGTAGTAGAAGATGAGCAAGATGCGAGGGATGTGGATATCGGAGTGGTTCTGGAGGAGAAGAGGATGTTGGATTCCTCGGTTGCAACGCCGGCTGATGTGATCGAGGACTCCGTCGTGCCCATCAGCCCCGTACCTTGTCCTGAGACTCTGTCGTGTCCAACAAACCCATCTCATCCTGATCATAACTCCATTTCCCAAGATGATGGAGATGTTCCTGAAGATACTTCAGAAATTGGCGATTCCACGGCCGAGGAAGAACACATCTTTTTGCCTCAAG TACAAGAAGCCATTTCTGAAGATGACAACAGAACAGCTGAGGTGGACACGAACTGCGAAGTATCAATCGGAAGCGATATATGCGAACGGGAACAAGATGACCATGTCGTTCGATTTCAAGATTTGCAAGAGTTTGAGGAACCGGTTGTTCCATTAGCAGCTGCAGATGATCTGCCATTGCCATTGGAAATTCTAGAGCCACCTGACCAAG CAGGTGAAGTTGAACAGGAGGAGGCGACGACGAGCACGGGATTAGACctccagccaaacgaacagaacgaggtcgaagaagacaaagcacctgAGACACCGACGAACAGCGCCGCTACACAACGCTCCGACAGAATGTTTTTGCTGGAGAGGAAACGGTCGCTGTCGCTCTCTCTGGACGGGAGCGTAGCGAGCGAGATGGAAGGCGGCGAGCTTTCCACCGTGGACCAGCTGAAATCGGCGCTGCAGGCCGAGCGGAAGGCGCTGGGCGCGCTGTACGCCGAGCTGGAGGAAGAGCGGAACGCCGCGGCCATCGCGACGAACCAGACGATGGCGATGATCAACCGGCTGCAGGAAGAGAAGGCGGCGATGCAGATGGAGGCGCTGCAGTACCAGCGGATGATGGAGGAGCAGTCAGAGTACGACCAGGAGGCGCTGCAGCTGCTGAACGAGCTGGTCACCAAGCGGGAGAGGGAGAAGCAGGAGCTGGAGAGGGAGCTCGAGCTGTACAGGCAGAAGGTGCAGCACTACGAGGAcagggagaggaggaggacggcgagcTTCAAGGCCAATGGGGCAAGCGTAAGCCCCAGTGGCAGTGGCACTTCCGTGTCCTCCAGCGGCGAGGACAGCGACGGGCACTCCGACGACTACTGCGAGCTCGGCGAGTCTCCCGACGGCGGCAACGTTCAGAGCTCATCGGATGCTGCTCTTGGCTCCATGAGGGATCAGGACAGCACGAAGCACCTAGCGGCTCTGGATGACTCCTTGACGTACTTCGAGATGGAGAGGCTCTCCATCTTGGAGGAACTCAAGACGCTGGAGGAGAGGCTCTTCACACTGGAAGACGACGATATCAACACCAGCAAACAAGTTACTGGCCATTCCTCGAGTGATTTCGATTTGTCGGCCGATGGCCTTCAGTCGCCTGAGCATGTTGTCACCGGTGACAAGGCAAGGTTCGGAGGAAGGGCCTCTATCAGTAGAGGGAAGAGTCTTCTGCCTCTGTTCGATGCAGTCGGCGACGAGACCTGTGATCAAATGCCGTCTGCAAGAGTAGGAGAGGCAGATCAAGCCGATGATTCGGCAACAAAGCCAGTATCAGTGTTTGtcaaagagcaggagaggctggcAATCATAGAGGAGGTTGATCATGTCTATGAAAGATTGCAGGCGCTGGAGGCGGACAAGGAATTCCTGAGGCACTGCATCAAGTCCCTGAAGAAAGGAGACAAGGGCATGGACCTTCTCCAGGAGATTTTGCAGCATCTTCGCGATCTCCGCAATGTGGAGCTTCACGTCAAGAATGCCGGTGATGCCATCGCTGCAAATTCAGCCTAG
- the LOC136534198 gene encoding myosin-binding protein 3-like isoform X1 → MAASAGKLAAALHRRTRRVTSALAYAALEWVLIALLLINGLLAYATARFADYFGLSPPCLLCSRVDRLFFQAEGGGDEAGAARWLRDALCGDHAAEISALGYCLRHRRLAVAGEMCEGCRSEWKEKTSDAAGACTCCKAVVRTSLRELEDTITWDEHVLEKVTEEVEDDDRGYVLLAQDDHEEEQSEVDAQQQEDEVMAAVQDESLEFMDQVEDISAIEDDRLVSVVALDEMTVADDSGFHRDVEEEDGMNRVVEDEQDARDVDIGVVLEEKRMLDSSVATPADVIEDSVVPISPVPCPETLSCPTNPSHPDHNSISQDDGDVPEDTSEIGDSTAEEEHIFLPQVQEAISEDDNRTAEVDTNCEVSIGSDICEREQDDHVVRFQDLQEFEEPVVPLAAADDLPLPLEILEPPDQEAGEVEQEEATTSTGLDLQPNEQNEVEEDKAPETPTNSAATQRSDRMFLLERKRSLSLSLDGSVASEMEGGELSTVDQLKSALQAERKALGALYAELEEERNAAAIATNQTMAMINRLQEEKAAMQMEALQYQRMMEEQSEYDQEALQLLNELVTKREREKQELERELELYRQKVQHYEDRERRRTASFKANGASVSPSGSGTSVSSSGEDSDGHSDDYCELGESPDGGNVQSSSDAALGSMRDQDSTKHLAALDDSLTYFEMERLSILEELKTLEERLFTLEDDDINTSKQVTGHSSSDFDLSADGLQSPEHVVTGDKARFGGRASISRGKSLLPLFDAVGDETCDQMPSARVGEADQADDSATKPVSVFVKEQERLAIIEEVDHVYERLQALEADKEFLRHCIKSLKKGDKGMDLLQEILQHLRDLRNVELHVKNAGDAIAANSA, encoded by the exons ATGGCGGCGTCGGCGGGTAAGCTGGCGGCAGCGCTCCACCGGAGGACGCGCAGGGTCACGTCCGCGCTGGCGTACGCGGCGCTGGAGTGGGTCCTCATCGCGCTGCTCCTCATCAACGGCCTGCTCGCCTACGCCACCGCCAGGTTCGCGGACTATTTCGGCCTCAGCCCGCCGTGCCTCCTCTGCTCCCGCGTCGACCGGCTCTTCTTCCAGGCGGAAGGCGGCGGCGACGAGGCTGGCGCCGCGCGGTGGCTGCGGGACGCCCTCTGCGGCGACCACGCCGCGGAGATCTCCGCGCTGGGGTACTGCCTCCGCCACCGTCGTCTCGCGGTGGCCGGAGAGATGTGCGAGGGCTGCCGGTCCGAGTGGAAGGAGAAGACAAGCGATGCTGCAGGTGCGTGTACCTGCTGCAAAGCTGTTGTACGGACTTCTTTGCGCGAGCTAGAAGATACAATTACATGGGATGAACATGTCTTGGAGAAGGTAACCgaggaggtagaagatgacgaCCGAGGCTATGTTCTGCTGGCTCAAGATGATCACGAAGAAGAGCAGAGCGAGGTGGATGCCCAACAGCAAGAAGACGAGGTGATGGCTGCCGTTCAGGATGAATCCTTGGAATTCATGGATCAGGTCGAAGACATCTCCGCGATCGAGGACGACCGATTGGTGTCGGTGGTGGCACTTGACGAGATGACCGTCGCCGATGATTCGGGTTTTCATCGGGATGTTGAAGAGGAGGACGGAATGAATCGTGTAGTAGAAGATGAGCAAGATGCGAGGGATGTGGATATCGGAGTGGTTCTGGAGGAGAAGAGGATGTTGGATTCCTCGGTTGCAACGCCGGCTGATGTGATCGAGGACTCCGTCGTGCCCATCAGCCCCGTACCTTGTCCTGAGACTCTGTCGTGTCCAACAAACCCATCTCATCCTGATCATAACTCCATTTCCCAAGATGATGGAGATGTTCCTGAAGATACTTCAGAAATTGGCGATTCCACGGCCGAGGAAGAACACATCTTTTTGCCTCAAG TACAAGAAGCCATTTCTGAAGATGACAACAGAACAGCTGAGGTGGACACGAACTGCGAAGTATCAATCGGAAGCGATATATGCGAACGGGAACAAGATGACCATGTCGTTCGATTTCAAGATTTGCAAGAGTTTGAGGAACCGGTTGTTCCATTAGCAGCTGCAGATGATCTGCCATTGCCATTGGAAATTCTAGAGCCACCTGACCAAG AAGCAGGTGAAGTTGAACAGGAGGAGGCGACGACGAGCACGGGATTAGACctccagccaaacgaacagaacgaggtcgaagaagacaaagcacctgAGACACCGACGAACAGCGCCGCTACACAACGCTCCGACAGAATGTTTTTGCTGGAGAGGAAACGGTCGCTGTCGCTCTCTCTGGACGGGAGCGTAGCGAGCGAGATGGAAGGCGGCGAGCTTTCCACCGTGGACCAGCTGAAATCGGCGCTGCAGGCCGAGCGGAAGGCGCTGGGCGCGCTGTACGCCGAGCTGGAGGAAGAGCGGAACGCCGCGGCCATCGCGACGAACCAGACGATGGCGATGATCAACCGGCTGCAGGAAGAGAAGGCGGCGATGCAGATGGAGGCGCTGCAGTACCAGCGGATGATGGAGGAGCAGTCAGAGTACGACCAGGAGGCGCTGCAGCTGCTGAACGAGCTGGTCACCAAGCGGGAGAGGGAGAAGCAGGAGCTGGAGAGGGAGCTCGAGCTGTACAGGCAGAAGGTGCAGCACTACGAGGAcagggagaggaggaggacggcgagcTTCAAGGCCAATGGGGCAAGCGTAAGCCCCAGTGGCAGTGGCACTTCCGTGTCCTCCAGCGGCGAGGACAGCGACGGGCACTCCGACGACTACTGCGAGCTCGGCGAGTCTCCCGACGGCGGCAACGTTCAGAGCTCATCGGATGCTGCTCTTGGCTCCATGAGGGATCAGGACAGCACGAAGCACCTAGCGGCTCTGGATGACTCCTTGACGTACTTCGAGATGGAGAGGCTCTCCATCTTGGAGGAACTCAAGACGCTGGAGGAGAGGCTCTTCACACTGGAAGACGACGATATCAACACCAGCAAACAAGTTACTGGCCATTCCTCGAGTGATTTCGATTTGTCGGCCGATGGCCTTCAGTCGCCTGAGCATGTTGTCACCGGTGACAAGGCAAGGTTCGGAGGAAGGGCCTCTATCAGTAGAGGGAAGAGTCTTCTGCCTCTGTTCGATGCAGTCGGCGACGAGACCTGTGATCAAATGCCGTCTGCAAGAGTAGGAGAGGCAGATCAAGCCGATGATTCGGCAACAAAGCCAGTATCAGTGTTTGtcaaagagcaggagaggctggcAATCATAGAGGAGGTTGATCATGTCTATGAAAGATTGCAGGCGCTGGAGGCGGACAAGGAATTCCTGAGGCACTGCATCAAGTCCCTGAAGAAAGGAGACAAGGGCATGGACCTTCTCCAGGAGATTTTGCAGCATCTTCGCGATCTCCGCAATGTGGAGCTTCACGTCAAGAATGCCGGTGATGCCATCGCTGCAAATTCAGCCTAG
- the LOC136534198 gene encoding myosin-binding protein 3-like isoform X4, translated as MLQVTEEVEDDDRGYVLLAQDDHEEEQSEVDAQQQEDEVMAAVQDESLEFMDQVEDISAIEDDRLVSVVALDEMTVADDSGFHRDVEEEDGMNRVVEDEQDARDVDIGVVLEEKRMLDSSVATPADVIEDSVVPISPVPCPETLSCPTNPSHPDHNSISQDDGDVPEDTSEIGDSTAEEEHIFLPQVQEAISEDDNRTAEVDTNCEVSIGSDICEREQDDHVVRFQDLQEFEEPVVPLAAADDLPLPLEILEPPDQEAGEVEQEEATTSTGLDLQPNEQNEVEEDKAPETPTNSAATQRSDRMFLLERKRSLSLSLDGSVASEMEGGELSTVDQLKSALQAERKALGALYAELEEERNAAAIATNQTMAMINRLQEEKAAMQMEALQYQRMMEEQSEYDQEALQLLNELVTKREREKQELERELELYRQKVQHYEDRERRRTASFKANGASVSPSGSGTSVSSSGEDSDGHSDDYCELGESPDGGNVQSSSDAALGSMRDQDSTKHLAALDDSLTYFEMERLSILEELKTLEERLFTLEDDDINTSKQVTGHSSSDFDLSADGLQSPEHVVTGDKARFGGRASISRGKSLLPLFDAVGDETCDQMPSARVGEADQADDSATKPVSVFVKEQERLAIIEEVDHVYERLQALEADKEFLRHCIKSLKKGDKGMDLLQEILQHLRDLRNVELHVKNAGDAIAANSA; from the exons ATGCTGCAG GTAACCgaggaggtagaagatgacgaCCGAGGCTATGTTCTGCTGGCTCAAGATGATCACGAAGAAGAGCAGAGCGAGGTGGATGCCCAACAGCAAGAAGACGAGGTGATGGCTGCCGTTCAGGATGAATCCTTGGAATTCATGGATCAGGTCGAAGACATCTCCGCGATCGAGGACGACCGATTGGTGTCGGTGGTGGCACTTGACGAGATGACCGTCGCCGATGATTCGGGTTTTCATCGGGATGTTGAAGAGGAGGACGGAATGAATCGTGTAGTAGAAGATGAGCAAGATGCGAGGGATGTGGATATCGGAGTGGTTCTGGAGGAGAAGAGGATGTTGGATTCCTCGGTTGCAACGCCGGCTGATGTGATCGAGGACTCCGTCGTGCCCATCAGCCCCGTACCTTGTCCTGAGACTCTGTCGTGTCCAACAAACCCATCTCATCCTGATCATAACTCCATTTCCCAAGATGATGGAGATGTTCCTGAAGATACTTCAGAAATTGGCGATTCCACGGCCGAGGAAGAACACATCTTTTTGCCTCAAG TACAAGAAGCCATTTCTGAAGATGACAACAGAACAGCTGAGGTGGACACGAACTGCGAAGTATCAATCGGAAGCGATATATGCGAACGGGAACAAGATGACCATGTCGTTCGATTTCAAGATTTGCAAGAGTTTGAGGAACCGGTTGTTCCATTAGCAGCTGCAGATGATCTGCCATTGCCATTGGAAATTCTAGAGCCACCTGACCAAG AAGCAGGTGAAGTTGAACAGGAGGAGGCGACGACGAGCACGGGATTAGACctccagccaaacgaacagaacgaggtcgaagaagacaaagcacctgAGACACCGACGAACAGCGCCGCTACACAACGCTCCGACAGAATGTTTTTGCTGGAGAGGAAACGGTCGCTGTCGCTCTCTCTGGACGGGAGCGTAGCGAGCGAGATGGAAGGCGGCGAGCTTTCCACCGTGGACCAGCTGAAATCGGCGCTGCAGGCCGAGCGGAAGGCGCTGGGCGCGCTGTACGCCGAGCTGGAGGAAGAGCGGAACGCCGCGGCCATCGCGACGAACCAGACGATGGCGATGATCAACCGGCTGCAGGAAGAGAAGGCGGCGATGCAGATGGAGGCGCTGCAGTACCAGCGGATGATGGAGGAGCAGTCAGAGTACGACCAGGAGGCGCTGCAGCTGCTGAACGAGCTGGTCACCAAGCGGGAGAGGGAGAAGCAGGAGCTGGAGAGGGAGCTCGAGCTGTACAGGCAGAAGGTGCAGCACTACGAGGAcagggagaggaggaggacggcgagcTTCAAGGCCAATGGGGCAAGCGTAAGCCCCAGTGGCAGTGGCACTTCCGTGTCCTCCAGCGGCGAGGACAGCGACGGGCACTCCGACGACTACTGCGAGCTCGGCGAGTCTCCCGACGGCGGCAACGTTCAGAGCTCATCGGATGCTGCTCTTGGCTCCATGAGGGATCAGGACAGCACGAAGCACCTAGCGGCTCTGGATGACTCCTTGACGTACTTCGAGATGGAGAGGCTCTCCATCTTGGAGGAACTCAAGACGCTGGAGGAGAGGCTCTTCACACTGGAAGACGACGATATCAACACCAGCAAACAAGTTACTGGCCATTCCTCGAGTGATTTCGATTTGTCGGCCGATGGCCTTCAGTCGCCTGAGCATGTTGTCACCGGTGACAAGGCAAGGTTCGGAGGAAGGGCCTCTATCAGTAGAGGGAAGAGTCTTCTGCCTCTGTTCGATGCAGTCGGCGACGAGACCTGTGATCAAATGCCGTCTGCAAGAGTAGGAGAGGCAGATCAAGCCGATGATTCGGCAACAAAGCCAGTATCAGTGTTTGtcaaagagcaggagaggctggcAATCATAGAGGAGGTTGATCATGTCTATGAAAGATTGCAGGCGCTGGAGGCGGACAAGGAATTCCTGAGGCACTGCATCAAGTCCCTGAAGAAAGGAGACAAGGGCATGGACCTTCTCCAGGAGATTTTGCAGCATCTTCGCGATCTCCGCAATGTGGAGCTTCACGTCAAGAATGCCGGTGATGCCATCGCTGCAAATTCAGCCTAG